From Rutidosis leptorrhynchoides isolate AG116_Rl617_1_P2 chromosome 3, CSIRO_AGI_Rlap_v1, whole genome shotgun sequence, a single genomic window includes:
- the LOC139896343 gene encoding heat shock 22 kDa protein, mitochondrial-like, protein MLKLVACSRVLKHAVTCRSSIRFCPPSSVTSQFINTASLRLYSTEPPKRHDLASADLFSRLIRRVSRFSKRVRIFLPHNVKVVRPSSKKEDADGLYFIIPLNPVRLEDVKVSVDKGTIFIEGNNSTDPRIKNVCWIDLPDIDLPVKMFKSSDIKAEVDPHGAVMLIIPKLKKQELVYNVNLIISDKRLPLEE, encoded by the exons ATGTTAAAGCTTGTAGCTTGTTCGCGTGTTCTAAAACATGCGGTGACCTGCCGATCTTCTATCCGGTTCTGTCCACCGTCATCTGTGACGTCTCAGTTTATAAACACGGCAAGTTTGCGCCTTTATTCTACTGAGCCCCCAAAACGCCATGATTTGGCTTCTGCag ATCTGTTCAGTCGATTAATTCGAAGAGTAAGTCGGTTCTCAAAGAGGGTGAGGATTTTTCTTCCACATAATGTGAAGGTGGTTAGACCAAGCAGTAAAAAGGAAGATGCGGACGGCCTCTACTTTATCATTCCTTTGAATCCAGTGAGGCTGGAGGACGTGAAGGTGTCTGTTGATAAAGGCACTATCTTCATCGAAGGCAACAACAGTACCGATCCACGTATAAAGAATGTTTGCTGGATTGATTTACCAGATATAGATTTACCAGTTAAGATGTTTAAAAGTAGTGATATTAAGGCCGAGGTTGATCCCCATGGAGCAGTGATGTTAATTATTCCCAAGCTGAAGAAACAGGAATTGGTGTATAATGTTAATTTAATAATCAGTGATAAGAGGCTCCCTTTGGAGGAGTAA